The nucleotide window GACGGGAACGGGATAGCCAAGTCCGATGCAGCAGGGGTACCCGTACTGCCACTGAGCGCAGCTGAACTTTCTCCCATGGCAGACGAGCATTTTGCACCGGAGATAGGGGACTGGACCGCTGagagtcagagtcagagtcTGAAACGGACTCCGTTGCTGCACATGGCGGTTGCGGGGAATCATCTGGATACGGTCAaggtgctgctgcaggatgaaAGGGTCCtgattgatgaggaggacagCGAGGGTTTCACGGCTGTGCAGCGGGCTGTTATGCACGGCCGGTCGAAGATTGTTAAGCTGCTGCTTGAGCATCAGGCTAAGACGGACCCGGGCCCCGGGTCCGGTAGGGGAGTCGATTCACCTTTGTAGACTGGTTCAGCACAAGTCGAAGTTGccaagagaagcagaaggggTAGAAGAACTAGGGAAGTACAAGCACAAGTACAAGTACGAATACGTCCGTATAACGCAACTCTTCCGCTGGCGCTTACACCTAACACCGTAGCTGCTTACTAGATGATAGTCAGCTGTAAAACAAGGAGAAAAGTAAGCAAATTCCAAATTGAATGGTTCGACAATCATAGGTATCACAACGTCAACACAACCAACATAAACCAAACCATGCCGCccaccctcatcttccttacCGGCGCAACAGGCCTAATCGGCTTCCGCATACTAGTTCTCTGCCTGCAACATGGCTACCGAGTCCGCGTCGCCCTGCGCACCCTCAGCGCCAAACACCGCATCCTCAATACGCCATCCATAAAATCCCTCTCCACAACCAATCCCGCCCTCACAACCACCCACCTAACCTTCACCGAAATCCCCGATCTAACCATGCCCTCCGCCTTCTACCCAGGTCGCGCCCTACAAGACGTAACAGACATCATCCACGCCGCCGCCCCAATCGCCTCCGCAGACCCCGCATCCATCGGCCAGAACCTAGAAGCGCACTACATCCACCCCACAATCAACACCTGTCtgaacctcctctcctccgcacGCGCCCAATGCAGCGTCAAACGCCTCATCCTGACATCCTCGCTCGCCGCCCTAATTGACCACACAGAAGATACAGAGGACACGGTGCACGCGGCCACCACGCGCGCAGTCAATGTTCAGGCCCCGCCGTACTCTTCGCCATCGGAGGCTTATACCGCTGCCAAGGTTGGCGCGCTGAAGAGGGTCGAGGACTGGGCGAGATGGGAGAAACCGGCGTTTGATGTCGTGCATCTTGCGCCCGGGCATGTGTTTGGGGTGAATGAGCTTGTTGATGACCCGCGGGAGTTGCTGGGTGCTGGGTCGAATCGGATTATACTTAGGGCTGTTGTTGAGTCTGGATGTAGATTTGAATCATCCCTTCAGATTCAGACGCAGacagcgccagcgccagcgccagaACCAGGGGTTACAGTGCACCTAGACGACGTGGCGGAAGCGCACGTGCGCACGCtgaacccatccatcccggGAAACAGACTGTACATTCTGAGCTCGGGCACGGAAATGGGGACGCAGTTGGATGAGTGTTTTGGGGTTGTGGCGCGGTGGTT belongs to Aspergillus luchuensis IFO 4308 DNA, chromosome 3, nearly complete sequence and includes:
- a CDS encoding uncharacterized protein (COG:V;~EggNog:ENOG410PWX1;~InterPro:IPR036291,IPR001509;~PFAM:PF01370;~go_function: GO:0003824 - catalytic activity [Evidence IEA]); the encoded protein is MPPTLIFLTGATGLIGFRILVLCLQHGYRVRVALRTLSAKHRILNTPSIKSLSTTNPALTTTHLTFTEIPDLTMPSAFYPGRALQDVTDIIHAAAPIASADPASIGQNLEAHYIHPTINTCLNLLSSARAQCSVKRLILTSSLAALIDHTEDTEDTVHAATTRAVNVQAPPYSSPSEAYTAAKVGALKRVEDWARWEKPAFDVVHLAPGHVFGVNELVDDPRELLGAGSNRIILRAVVESGCRFESSLQIQTQTAPAPAPEPGVTVHLDDVAEAHVRTLNPSIPGNRLYILSSGTEMGTQLDECFGVVARWFPEAVERRVLRGKGSLPSSVFRVDAQESAKILGMEFRGFEEQVRDVVAYYLLCLERRGGECTAGIGG